The Nicotiana tomentosiformis chromosome 2, ASM39032v3, whole genome shotgun sequence genome includes the window tcttatcgcccaccagctattcagggttcttctagtgggtattcaggtcaccagggccagacttcTAGTAAGCAGCTTATCGCACCGAAAAggtgttacgagtgcggggatcccagtcacatacggagattctgccccagactGCGGGGTAGactagtgcagcagggtcagcagcctatgattaccgcaccagttactcaaccagtagtccgaccaccaagaggtggaggacaggtgggtaggggccgtcctagaggtggaggtcagccagttggcgctccagctcggttctatgcttttccaaccagaccagatgtagaggcctcagatgccgtgattacaggtattatttctgtttgcggcaaagatgccttcatattatttgatctaggatctacgtattcatatgtttcatctctatttgctccattcctgggtgtttctcgtgattccttgagtactcttgtttatgtgtccactcttgtgggcgattctgttattgtgaaccgtaTCTACCGATCctatattattacattctgtggttatgaaactagagcagatctcctattgcttgagatgaccaattttgaaattattctgggcatggactggttatctccatatcatgttattctagattgtcatgccaagactgttccttggctattccagcattgcctaagctggagtggaatggttcgtctgttagttcatttaatcgagttatttcttttataaaggctcaacacatggttgagaagggttgtttggcttatctagcctatgttctagatactactgtagagactccggctattgattcagtgcatgtagttcggaaattctctgatgtatttccttcagatcttccaagtatgccacctgatcgtgatattgatttatgtattgacttggctccatatacccagcctatatctatcccaccatatcgcatgactccgaaagaattgaaagaatagcttgaggagttactagccaatgGGTTCGTCAgtccgagtgtatcgccttggggtgcaccggtattatttgtgaagaagaaggatggaacaatgcggatgtgtattgattattgctaattgaacaaagtcactattaagaacaagtactcgttgccacgtattgatgatctattggcgataatcaatacgtAATGATGGTACCTAGCAccatgcaactggtcaaatagatttGAGGTACCTAGCACCTCAACTGGTCAAcctctctaagatcgacttgaggtcggggtaccatcagttgaagattcgggattcggatgttccgaagactgcttttcggactagatatggtcattatgagtttctggtgatgtccttcgatttaactaatgccccggcagcgtttatggatctgatgaatagggtattcgggccatatattgattcgtttgtcattgtcttcattgatgacattttgatctactcgcatagtaaggaggagcacgagcagcatatgagagtggtgcttcagacgttgcgggaacaaaagctatatgctaagttctccaaatgtgagttttggctagagtctgtagatgttttgggcatattgtatcgggtgatggtattaagggtgatcccaaaatgattgaggcagttcagaattggcatcgacccacttcggcgactgaaatcaggagttttctgggtttagtaggttattatcgtcgattcgtggaaggtttttcatctattgaagcacttttgaccaaattaacccagaagggtgctccattccaatggtccgatgattgtgaagtgagctttcagaagctcaagacagcattgactacatcaccaatgttagtgttgccttccggttcaggaatgtatacagtgtattgcgatgcttcacgcattggcttgggttgtgtattgatacaggaagggtgagttattgcatattcttCACTTTAGCTGAagacccacgagaagaattatccggtacatgatttaaAATTAGCtatgattgttcacgctcttaagatttggaggcattatctttatggggtgtcttgtgaagtttacactgatcatcgcagtttgcagcatttgttcaagcagagggacctaaatttgaggcagcgcagatggctggaattactgaaagattatgatattaccatcctatATTATccgggtaaagcaaatgtagttgcagacgccttgagtagaaaggcggagagtatgggtaattTGGTTTTCAGtacagcagaggagaggccattagctttggatattcaattcttggctaaccgacttgtgagattggacatttcagagcccaaccgagttcttccatgtgttgtagctcagtcttcactatttgagcagatcaaggctcgccagtataatgatccacacttaatggttcttcgagaaacggtactacggggtggtgccaaggaagttactattggagcagatggtgttctgcgactccatgaTCGTTTATATGTTCCtgatgtggatgaactgaggaagaagatcctagaggaagtccacagttctcggtattctattcatccaggtgctacgaagatgtatcgtgatttgaggcagcattattggtggaggcgaatgaaaaaggacatagttgagtatgtagctaggtgtctaaattgccagcaagttaaatacgaacaccagaggctaggtggcctacttcagcagatgactatactagagtggaaatgggaacgcatcactatggacgttgtagttaggttgccgcggaccttgcggaagtttgatgcagtttgggttattgttgacaggttgaacaagttggcacattttattcctgttgtgactacgtatacttcagagagattggcccaaatttatattcaggagatagttcggttgcacggtgttccaatttctatcatatcagatagaggtcctcaatttacttcacatttatggatagcagtacagagtgagttggggacccatgtagagctcaacacagccttttattcgcagaccgatgggcagtcagagcggacaattcagattttggaggatatgctcagggcatgtgtgattgactttggaagtcagtgggatcgtttcttgcctttggccgagttcacttataataacagttatcaatccagcatcatgatggctccatttgaggctttatatggtcagcgacgtcgttcgcccatcggatggtttgagcccggtgaggctaaattatatggtactgatttggtgaaagatgccttggaaaagataaagttgattcaggcgcgacttcatacagcacagtccagacagaagagttacgcagatcagaaagctcGGGATTTATCATTTAtcatgggtgaaaaagttctcttgaaggtttaaccgatgaagggaatcatgagattcgggaagaagggaaagttgagcccaaggtttataggcccatttgaggtgttgagacgagttggggaggtgcttatgagcttgcattgcctcccagcctatcgggagttcatccggtttttcatgtatctatgctccgtaagtatcatgccgacctatcacatgtgttagacttcaatacagttcagctagataatagcttgggttatgaagaggatccagttgccattgttgataaacaggttcgccagttgaggtccaagaggatttctgcagtaaaagtccagtggaggggccaaccagtcgaggaagcgacttgggaggccgaggaaaacatatggagcagatatccacacttattcagcacttcatgtataattctacacccgttcgaggacgaacgtttgttttagaggtagagaatgtgatgaccaaaaatatcatctttaaatttaataattaattttgtgttctaagacctcgaaaagcattatttatcattcatcgacttgcgtgcacaatccgtaaaatttttcgaaaagtttttatgtgaaaaaatggattaaaatgtgaattagagctttaaaactcaactaaattgactttggtcaacattttgagcaaacggactcggatcagtattttgatagttctgataggtccgtatcgtgatttgggacttaggcgtatgcccggaatcaaatcccgaggtccctagcccgagatatagaattttgatgaaaaaattaaaagtttatgttcatatagtgaccggatgtcgaattatgtgcaaacgaccccggaatagaattttgatgactctaacagcttcgtatggtgattttggacttaggagcgtgttcggattttttatttggaagtccgttattaaattatgcttgaaatggctaaaaacaagaatttaagtttggaagtttgaccggggagttgactttttgatactggagtcggaatccaattccaaaaattttcatagctctgttatgtcatttatgacttgtgtgcaaaatttgaggtcaatcggagttgatttaatAAGTTTctacatcgaatgtaaaagttggaaattctaagtttcattaagcttgaattggagcgtaattcgtggttttagcgtcgttttaggtgatttgagattttaaataagtttgtatgatgttttagtacttgttggtatatttggttgaggtcccgaggacctcgggtgagtttcggatggttaacggatcaaaaattggacttaaaaagatgctgcaatttttccttctgctggatattatgggctgtgatcgaggccatgatcaaaCCACGATCGAAGCCGAGGATCGAGggttgcctgggcagaattataaaagagggcattcgtcacattcgccatttttaacaaattataGCTTGAGTAGAGGCGATCTTTGATAgaatttcaaggaaaagacattggggtaagtgattctaactcggatttggtcaatatacatgaatatatcattattttcaccatttaattagtgttttgagattgaaatttgggaaatttttagaaatctcatagaaacaaatttttgatatttcggtatcgattcggagtcggcttgagtgaaactagtatggttggactcataattgaatgggttgtcggatttcgtaactttcgccggattccgagatgtgggccccgcgggtaaacttttaattaatttcgaatttttattgaaaaatatagtattttcttatgaaattgatttctataatatttAGTAATTGTGTCagattattttggctagattcaagccattcagagttggataatcgagaaaaaggctttctagtggattaaattggagaaaattgaggtaagtctcttgtctaatcttgtgaggggaaaattaccccataggtgtctAATGACTAGTTGTAGTATTCTGACATCTAAAGATTTTGTagtttttttgtttaaaaattgTAGTTAAATTGTATGAAGCATTGAGAAATAATGAAATCTGTTTTATGCAgcacattgatgttattttatactatttgagaAAGAGAGGAAAGTATGGTCTTCAAAACAAAATACAGTTTACAACCACTGATTGTATGTTCGAGACTAGAATTGAACAAATTTATTAGAGGTACATCAATGCTCCTGCCGATAAGAAGCTTGATATTGTCAAACCCCAGGATGTCGTATCAGAATACATATTGGGGTACAGATTACTCGCAAATGTTGCATGAGATCAAGTTGATTTTGTGATTATGCTCATAAACATTGTGGAGAAATTTCATTGGTTGTTGATTGTGTTTGACATTACCGATAGGGTTCTATATGTTTATGATTCTATGGTCTCTTCACGAAATCACAaccttgttgaatctgttgtcaaCAAGTTTGTTATTATGATCCCCCTCTATTTGTCATGCACCGGCTTCTATGGCAAGCGTGCAGACATCAACTACAAGAACACAAAGGCATACATTGAAAAAGGTGTTACTGACCCTCTTGACATTCAGTGGTTGGTCGGTGAGATACCCCAGCAAAAAGAGGGATCACTGTATGAAAAAGTTATTTTTTCTTCTATCTATTTAACAGATTTTATTTTACAATGAATGCAAAAAAAATTCTCCTAATTTTTTTTTGCAGTGACTGTGGTGTATACGTGGCTGCATTTGCAGAATATGTCAGCATTGGAGAGCTAGCAGTTTCAAAGGAAGACCTTTCTGATATTGATCAACATCATAGACGCCATGGAGCGCTACTTTGGGATTATGCTAGGAAGAAGCAAGATATTGGTGCAATTAGTGAGAGCGAGGTGACAGGCAGATTAGGAAGAAGAAAAGGTGCACCAGCTGACCTTTTCTGTAAAAACAATTGTAGTTAAATTGTTTAGTTGTACCTgttttgtagtaaagttgtagacaAATTGTTGTCTAAGAACAAGTCAGTTGAAGTTTATTTGTAGCAAATTTGTGCTACAATTATTTTACCCTATGTTTTGTTATTTTATCCAGGATACTACTACTTAGAATAAGAAATATCTGTTGTTATTTTTTTGGTTGAAAGTTGTTAGTACTTGATATCGTTATTGTTAGCATATAATTTCTTTACAACTTAACTACAATTATGTATTATACATACAAAAAATACATAATTCAATCAAGTTATGAAAGGCTAAAatgaatacactcagtaattaaacaaaataaatacAAACCAATTGCATTAAGAGCTGAAAATATTTCATTATAGGAGACAATCTTTATTCAAGTTATCAACACACTTACACCTCAACTATAATTCTCCAGAACACCTCAACACAATTTATCAAAAAATCTTGTGACTTTATCAAATTTTATTTCCTCTTGAGAGCATTCttacaagatcttttgttatgCCCTTCTAGTTCGCAGTTGCCACATGAAACCTTGTACTTTTTTGCATTTACTTCATCATATGGTTTGTATCTTTATTTTTGAGGTCTTGTTGGCTGTCTTTTCCCAGTAGGTGGCATTACAACTTCTTCAGTTATATGTTGTGGCACATTCCATTTGCTTTCGTCAGGCAACGGGTCTACTGGTATTTTATAAGTATGCAAAAGGCTCTTCCTCATGTAATAAGGAGAACAATAGTTTTCATAAGACTCATTCTTGTGCCTCAAAGCCGCCAAAGCATGTGCACAAGGAAGTTCATCAAGCTGGAATTGCCTACAACTACATCTCTTATTTTGAAGACAAACAATAAAGCGCTTCACACCATCTATCACTGTATGGATGTGATCTTTGAAGCCCTCACCTACAATTTCATTACAAACACACAACAAGTTGTCagaaacatatacaaaataactataattatacaatattttatCTACAATTAACAGTATATATTTAGTTTGATGGAATCATTGATCTGATGTTACTGGATATAGCTTACTCTCATCTTCTGTGATAATGTCTTGTTGTCCTCCAActctttgttatattttttcCCAAGGTATGTGAATGTACCATTTGCTTTCAATAACTTTTCATTAGTCCAACATTCAAGAAGAGTCCTCATATACTCTAATAGTTCTACTATGGGCAGCTCTCTTGCATCTTTTGTTACCGCATTCAATGACTCTGCAATGTTTGATGTCAT containing:
- the LOC104087555 gene encoding uncharacterized protein, with the translated sequence MSKIEEIDTRVKAYLYDIGYHRWSQVHVTVNRMWTMTSNIAESLNAVTKDARELPIVELLEYMRTLLECWTNEKLLKANGEGFKDHIHTVIDGVKRFIVCLQNKRCSCRQFQLDELPCAHALAALRHKNESYENYCSPYYMRKSLLHTYKIPVDPLPDESKWNVPQHITEEVVMPPTGKRQPTRPQK